GCTTCCTTACACCAGGCGTTCCAGTCTTCGATATTGAAATCTTTTCCCTGCTTTATCATCCGCGCCTGAATTGGGGAGTTGTCGAGTACTGTTTCATCCACATCCATGATTATAGCGGGAGGCAGCGACATAAAATTGTCGTCCTCTTCCTGATTCAAAGAAGCCGTCCAGAATGAATCTTCAAGTGGAAGGGGAAGGGTTCGCATGGCCGTGGCGTACGTCTGCATAGCAATGGCATCATACTCAGCTGCATTTTGAACCCACAATGTGGCTTGAGTGGTGGGATCATCATTAATCGTACTTTGTTGAACGGTACTGCAGGAAGCAAGGAAAAAGGCAGAAAGGATCAGTGCGTGTTTCAGGTAGTGCATAAAGGATGTTTCTTTGAACTTTTTGCCAAAGATAGGAAATCGAAACCAGAGCTAAACAATTTTAAATGGAAATGTGATAAGGGGAATAAAACCTGTATTTTTGGGGATCCTATGAACACATCCAACCAACAAATTATTGGCCGTATTGAACTGGTGAATTTACCGGAGTGGAATTTTACCGATCTGGAAGCCAAAATTGATACCGGGGCTTTTACATCAAGTCTGCACTGCCACCATTTGGAGCCTTTTGAAAAGGAGGGGGAGCCCTGGATTCGATTTTATATGCTCGACCCTGACCACGAGGCCTATAACGAGCAGATGCTGGAAATGCCGGTTTTTGATAAGCGGGAAGTTAAAAGTTCGAACGGGGATACCGAACTCCGGTATTTCATCCGGACCAAGATTGAGTTTTTCAGAGATGTTTATTCCATTGAATTCTCTCTTACTGATCGCTCAGCCATGAAATATCCGTTACTCATCGGAAGAAAATTTCTTAAAAAAGGGCCGTTTATGGTGGATGTAACACGCAAAAACCTTTCAAAGACTATAAAGAACAAGGACTCTTAAATAATGAGAATAGGAATTCTTTCCAGAAATAAATCACTGTACTCTACATCGCGATTAGTAGAAGCTGCCGAGGAAAAAGGGCATGACGTAGAGGTTATTGACCACCTGAAATGTGACATCGTGATAGAGCAGGATAACCCCAAGATATATTATAAAAGTGAGAGGATTGATTACCTGGATGCCATCATTCCGCGCATCGGGGCATCGGTAACTTTTTACGGAGCGGCCGTGGTTCGCCAGTTTGAAATGATGGAAGTATTCAGCGCGGTACATTCCCAGGCACTTGTTCGGTCCAGAGATAAACTGCGAAGCCTGCAGCTTTTGGCCAGTTCAGGCGTTGGCTTACCAAAAACCGTGTTTACGAATTACTCCAAAGAGGTGAAAAAGCTTATTGAGTCGGTAGGCGGGGCGCCTCTTATCGTGAAGTTATTGGAAGGTACACAGGGGCACGGTGTGGTGCTGGGGCCGACCAAAAAGGCCGCCGAATCTATTATTGAAGCTTTTCATGCCATGAAAGCCCGTGTGATTGTTCAGGAATTTATTTCTGAATCCAAAGGTGCTGATATCCGGGCTTTTGTGGTAGATGGTAAAGTGGTTGGCGCTATGAAACGGCAGGGTAAAGAAGGGGAATTCCGGTCCAACCTTCACCAGGGGGGAAGCGGATCCCTAATTAAGCTCACCAAAGAGGAAAAGGAAGCTGCTCTGACAGCAGCAAGAGCCATGGACCTTCAAATTGCCGGGGTTGATATGCTTCAATCCGATCGTGGGCCTTTAATTTTAGAAGTGAATTCTTCCCCCGGGCTTCAGGGAATAGAGGTAACCACTAAAAAAGATATTGCGGCAACCATCATCAGCTATATCGAAAAAGCGGTTGAAGAGCGTAAGAAGAACCCGGCCCGCAAGAAAAAAGCGAAGAAGCATGCCTGAGTTTATTACCATTAATAAGCAGAAAATCGGGCTTGGGGAACAAAAGATTGTAAATCTTAACATCGCCCGGCTGCCAACTTACACCAGCATCGATTTACCCGTGTTGGTTTATCGCGCGCCCAAAGACGGACCGGTTTTGTTACTTACCGGAGGTCTTCACGGTGACGAAGTAAACGGGGTTGAAATTGTTCGGCGCATGATTGAGCGCGAGATCGTTATTCCTGAAAAAGGAACGGTTATCGCCATCCCGATTGTGAACATTTATGGCTTTATTCAGAACTCCCGGGGTTTGCCGGACGGGAAAGATATCAATAGAAGTTTTCCCGGAGCAAAAGGCGGTTCACTGGCTAAATTGCTGGCTCATACCTTAATGAAAGAAATTATTCCGGAAGTGGACTGTGGCATTGATTTCCATACCGGGGGTGCAGCACGGGCCAATTATCCTCAAATACGGTGTTCATTCAAAATAAAAAGAGCCAAAGAGCTGGCTACAGCTATGGGCGCTCCGGTTATGATGCATTCTTCGCTGATCTCCAAATCATTCCGGAGTGCGGCTCATAAAAAAGGAAAAGAAATTCTTGTTTATGAAACCGGGGAATCTCTTCGCTATGACGAAACCGGAATTGAAGAAGGCATTGAGGGCACTCAAAGACTCATGAAGTATCTGGGTATGATTACGAGTGCTCCGGAGCCAAATGAAACAAAAGTATTCAACAATTCTACATGGATACGAACCAAAAATGCCGGGTTATTTATCACCAAAGCTGAACTTGGGGAAGAGTTCAACAAACGACAAGTCCTGGGATCTATTAAAGATCCGTACGGGGAATTGAACTCCCGCGTTGTGGCTCCTCATGACGGCATGGTAATCGGCCTAAATAACTGTCCTGTAGTAAATAAGGGCGATGCCCTCATTCATTTTGCATATAACAAATAACGAACAAATACTGTGGAAATAGATTTATTATTTACCGCCATTAAGCCTTCCGATTGGAAGAGTGTATCCGATAACGGCAGCTTTAGTCCAGACTCCATTGAAGAAGCCGGGTATGTGCGATCTTTTACCGGAGAACATGCCGAAAAAGTAATCAATCACTACTTTGAAGGTGAAGAAAAACTGCTGTTGATTGTATTGGATCCGCTTCGCATACAGACGCCCATTAAGCACATCAAAGAAGACGGTTTCAGCTTTACAGCTATACAGGGAGCGGTTTCTATTGATGCCATTATCGACAAAATAAAGCTGAGTTCTGATAAAAAAGGAAAGTTCTCGCTTAACGTTAAACACTTCGATTGAGCAACGACCCGTCATATTGCTTCATCATTAATTGTGCTTCCAATGCATTTCGTGCTGAAGCTTTTTTCAGGAGTAAAGAAGCGGAGCTTGCGGATAAGTTTCCCGGGACTTCTTTCAAATACATAAGGAAAGATGATTCCATTGCTGAAATTGTCCGGGACAAGTCTGCGGAACATTCCCATATCATTGCTTGCGGTGGAGATGGTACCGTAAACCGGGTGGCTAACGGACTGATTGGCAGTGACAGTAAACTTGGGGTAATACCAATTGGTAGTGGAAATGATTTTGCACAGAGTATTGGCCTGAACCATGATTTTGATAAGAATATTCGAGTGTTGAACCAGGAAACAACTAAACGAATTGATGTAATCAAGAGCGAATGGGGCTTTTTTATAAATACTTTCGGGATTGGCGTTGACGGGCTCACAAACTACTATGCATCTAAATCCGGCTATGGGAGTGGTTTTTTGCGTTACTTTTTGGGTGGACTGAACGCTTTATTCACATCCGAGCCCTTTAGAGCGAAAATTTCGATTTCCGGCCGTAATGATGCCATTGAACAAAAGGTGTGGATGGTGGCCGTGGCTAATGGGAAATCTGAAGGAGGGAAGTATCAAATTTCTCCGTCTTCTATTAATTCTGATGGTAAAGTTGAACTTATTGTAGTGAAGGCGGTTTCCAGAATCCGTTTAATTCTGGAGTTCCTCAAGCTATCCTTTGGTTTTTCCTTCAACAAGAAGATAGCAGATGAATATTCATTTACGGATAGCGTAATCATAAGCACAGACCGTTTGCTTAAGTCTCATGCAGATGGTGAACAAGTACCGGAAACCAACCATCACGTGTTTGAAGTTTTACCGGGAGCGTTAGAAGTAATTGTAGCTTCCTAAAAGTTCAGAAAAGCGCTTCATTAAATCTTCACTATTCCTGACTACTCTTAGGTAACTTCTAAATGGAAAGGAGGATACTATGAGAGGTCCGGTTAAAATAATCGATCGCAAAAATGATCTGAAACAAGGCTATTTAATCCGTCTGGAAATTGGCTTCATACTTTCGCTGCTCATTTTTATTTCTGCATCAAAACTAACAATTAAGCCTTCCGGAAACAGCGATATCGCAGTGGTTGATAAGCAAGAGGTTGTGTTTATGGAAGAAATCGTTCAAACAAAACAAGAAGTTAAAGCACCGCCACCACCAAGACCGATGATT
The nucleotide sequence above comes from Gracilimonas sp.. Encoded proteins:
- a CDS encoding RimK/LysX family protein; this encodes MNTSNQQIIGRIELVNLPEWNFTDLEAKIDTGAFTSSLHCHHLEPFEKEGEPWIRFYMLDPDHEAYNEQMLEMPVFDKREVKSSNGDTELRYFIRTKIEFFRDVYSIEFSLTDRSAMKYPLLIGRKFLKKGPFMVDVTRKNLSKTIKNKDS
- a CDS encoding diacylglycerol kinase family protein codes for the protein MSNDPSYCFIINCASNAFRAEAFFRSKEAELADKFPGTSFKYIRKDDSIAEIVRDKSAEHSHIIACGGDGTVNRVANGLIGSDSKLGVIPIGSGNDFAQSIGLNHDFDKNIRVLNQETTKRIDVIKSEWGFFINTFGIGVDGLTNYYASKSGYGSGFLRYFLGGLNALFTSEPFRAKISISGRNDAIEQKVWMVAVANGKSEGGKYQISPSSINSDGKVELIVVKAVSRIRLILEFLKLSFGFSFNKKIADEYSFTDSVIISTDRLLKSHADGEQVPETNHHVFEVLPGALEVIVAS
- a CDS encoding succinylglutamate desuccinylase/aspartoacylase family protein is translated as MPEFITINKQKIGLGEQKIVNLNIARLPTYTSIDLPVLVYRAPKDGPVLLLTGGLHGDEVNGVEIVRRMIEREIVIPEKGTVIAIPIVNIYGFIQNSRGLPDGKDINRSFPGAKGGSLAKLLAHTLMKEIIPEVDCGIDFHTGGAARANYPQIRCSFKIKRAKELATAMGAPVMMHSSLISKSFRSAAHKKGKEILVYETGESLRYDETGIEEGIEGTQRLMKYLGMITSAPEPNETKVFNNSTWIRTKNAGLFITKAELGEEFNKRQVLGSIKDPYGELNSRVVAPHDGMVIGLNNCPVVNKGDALIHFAYNK
- the rimK gene encoding 30S ribosomal protein S6--L-glutamate ligase, with translation MRIGILSRNKSLYSTSRLVEAAEEKGHDVEVIDHLKCDIVIEQDNPKIYYKSERIDYLDAIIPRIGASVTFYGAAVVRQFEMMEVFSAVHSQALVRSRDKLRSLQLLASSGVGLPKTVFTNYSKEVKKLIESVGGAPLIVKLLEGTQGHGVVLGPTKKAAESIIEAFHAMKARVIVQEFISESKGADIRAFVVDGKVVGAMKRQGKEGEFRSNLHQGGSGSLIKLTKEEKEAALTAARAMDLQIAGVDMLQSDRGPLILEVNSSPGLQGIEVTTKKDIAATIISYIEKAVEERKKNPARKKKAKKHA
- a CDS encoding DUF952 domain-containing protein; amino-acid sequence: MEIDLLFTAIKPSDWKSVSDNGSFSPDSIEEAGYVRSFTGEHAEKVINHYFEGEEKLLLIVLDPLRIQTPIKHIKEDGFSFTAIQGAVSIDAIIDKIKLSSDKKGKFSLNVKHFD